TTTCTGTCCATGGAGAACCATAAATCTGAAAAGGCTGCTCCGTTCCCCTTCCTACAGAAACCTGGGTTCCTTCAAAAAAGCATAAACTCGGATACAAGTTAATGGCTTTATCATTAGGTAAATTAGGTGATGGTTTATCTAATATTGGATAACGTTGTTTTTTATGATAATTTTTCATTGGAATTAAGGTGTATTTCGCCTGAACTTCATTTTTCAGCCACTTTTCACCGTTTACCATTTTTCCGTATTCACCTATTGTTAATCCATATACTACAGGAACTTCATGCATTCCTACAAAACTTGTCCATTTCTTTCTCAAAACAGGCCCGTCGGTATATCCATCATGGGGGTTCGGACGGTCTAGTACCATGACTTCCACATTATTTTCAGCTCCAGCCTCCATCAGGTATGTTAACGTTGAGATATATGTATAAAACCTTACCCCAACATCCTGAATATCAAACACAACAATATCTATCCCTGCCAGTTGTTCTGGCTTGGGTTTCTTATTGCTCGCATACAAAGAAACAATTGGAATTCCTGTTTTAACGTCTACTCCATTTTTTACTTTAGCCCCTGCATCAGCGTCTCCCCTGAAACCATGTTCCGGTGCAAAAATAGATTTGATCTTAACACCATTTTTCACTAAAAAGTCTACCAGATGAGTTCTGTCACTCATCAAACCTGTCTGATTGGTTACTACACCAATTGTTTTTCCTTTTAATAAGGGCAAATAAAGCTCAGGTTGGTCCGCACCGGTTTTAAAATCCGATTGAACTTGAGT
This genomic interval from Chryseobacterium joostei contains the following:
- a CDS encoding exo-beta-N-acetylmuramidase NamZ family protein — translated: MNLDFKIKNLLLICLIFLGVFNQYYSQTQVQSDFKTGADQPELYLPLLKGKTIGVVTNQTGLMSDRTHLVDFLVKNGVKIKSIFAPEHGFRGDADAGAKVKNGVDVKTGIPIVSLYASNKKPKPEQLAGIDIVVFDIQDVGVRFYTYISTLTYLMEAGAENNVEVMVLDRPNPHDGYTDGPVLRKKWTSFVGMHEVPVVYGLTIGEYGKMVNGEKWLKNEVQAKYTLIPMKNYHKKQRYPILDKPSPNLPNDKAINLYPSLCFFEGTQVSVGRGTEQPFQIYGSPWTESLPYQFTPKPSYGAKDPFLNGKLCYGENLSNYPKDLRELNLEWVIKAYQNYKNPQLDFFLKNLWFDTLSGTDEFRKQIIAGKSIPEIKASWKKDLEGFEKIRTRYVIYED